From the Myxococcaceae bacterium JPH2 genome, the window GTCGCGCAGGGCCAGGTCCTCGCTCAGGTCCAGCACCAGCTCGGCGAGGAACGCGAAGCGCTTCTGGTCGAAGGTGATGCCCGCGCCGCCCATCGTCTCGGGCACGGCCGCGGCGCCGTAGGCGAGCACGGGCACCTCGGCGGCCATCGCCTCCAGCAGCGGCACGCCAAAGCCCTCGTGCTCGCTCATGGAGACGAAGACGGACGCGGAGCGGTAGGCCGCCACCAGCTCGGGATGCGACAGGCGCCCGAGGAAGTGCACCCCCGTGAGGCCTCGGGCCTCGCGCTGGAGCGACTTGAAGTAGCGGCTGCCGGGCTCGTAGCCGCCCACCATCAGCAGTCGCGCGCGGGGCCGCAGGCGCAGCAGCTCGCGGTGCAGCGCGATGAGGTCCTCGAAGCGCTTGTGCGGCGCCACGCGGCTGACGGACAGCATCACCGGGCCGGCTCCCGCCAACTGGCCCGTCATGCGCGGATCCGCGCAGGTGGTGGAGAAGCGCTGGGGCTCGATGAAGAGCGGGACGGTGTGGACGTTGCGGTAGCCGGCGGCGCGCAGCTCGGCGGCGTTGTAGTCGGAGACGCCGAGCGCCACGTCCACGAAGGGCGCCATGGCGGCCAGCTGGGCGCGGCCCGCGCGCAGGGCATTCGCCAGGGGCGTTCCGCCGTAGAAGCGCTCGGGGCTGATGTTGTGGAAGACGAGCCCGCGCCTGCACGGCAGGTGCATCAGCCGTCCACTCAGCGCGGAGGCGATGCCGTGGTGGTAGAGCACGAGGTCGTCCGCCTGGGGACGCAGGTCGGAGGCAGGGCGCGCGAGGCCCTCCAGCCCGGAGCCCACCTCATCGGCGTACAGCTCGCCGAAGTGGCCCAGCCGGCGGAGCAGCAGCTGAAGGTGCAACGCGGCCTGTCCGGTGGCGTCGCCGGGGACGAAGCTCGGTATCAACTGGTGGACTGCCATGTCCGCCCTGCCTATCACACGCCCGTGGTATGAGGCGGCTCCGTGTCCACCACCGGACCCATCGCCCTCGACGCCACCCTCTGGGACGAGCCCACGACAGGCATCGGCCTGTACACGCGTTGTCTGGGCGAAGCGCTGCAATCCCTGGGCGTCCGCGTGGAGCGATTGGGGGCGAGGACGAGCGGGGAGGCGCCCCGGGGCGCGCAGGGCCGCACCGCGTGGACGCTGGCCCGGCTGCCTCAGGTGCTCCAGCGCACCGCGCCGCCGCTGTTCCATGCCCTAGGCAACTTCAATCTTCCGCTGACACGCGTTGCGGGCACGGCCTATGTCGTCACCGTGCATGATCTGATCCCGCTCCAGATGCCAGAGACGGTGTCGAAGGCGTTCCGGTGGCAGTTCCGCCTGTGGCTCGGCCGCAGCCTCACACTGGCGGACCGGGTCCTGTGCGTGAGCGAGCGGACCCGCAAGGACCTGGTCGCACGCTACCCGGAGGCCGAGGCCAAGGCCGTGGTGGTGCACAACGGCGTGGACCACGTGGTGGCGCCCCAGCTGGACCCCACCAGCGAGGACTTCCTCCGAGCGCTCGCGCTGCCCAGGGACTTCGTGCTGTACGCGGGCTCGCTCGATGTCCGCAAGAACGTGGAGCTGGTGCTGGATGCGCTGGAGCGGCTGCAAGCGCGCGGTCGCGCTGTCCCGCTCGTGCTCGCGGGGCAGAGCTGGTTCGGCTCGGGCCGGGTGGAGTCGCGCATCGCTCGGATGCGCGCGGAGGGGCTGGACGTGCGCGCGCTCGGCTACCAATCCGACGCCGTGTTCTATGAGCTGATGCGCCGCGCCGCGGTGTTCGTCTTCCCGTCTCGCTACGAGGGCTTCGGCCTGCCTCCGCTGGAGGCCATGCACCTGGGCACGCCCACCATCGTGTCCAACGCGGGGGCGCTTCCGGAGGTCTGCGGCGACGCGGCCCTCGCGGTGCGGCCCGATGACGCCGAGGGACTGGCCCTGGCCCTCACGCGGCTCCTCGATTCTCCCGAGGAGCGGGCCGCGCTGGCAGAGAAGGGGCGCCAGCACGCGGCCCGCTACACGTGGCGACGCAACGCCGAGCAGACGCTGGCGTTGTACGACTCCGTGCTCAGCGGACGGTGAAGCCTTCCGCGAGCAGGTCATCGCGCAGCTGCGTGAGGACCTTGCCCAGGAGGTTCAGCCCTCGCCAACGAGAAGGATCCTGGATGCGGGGATCCTCCTCGCTCAAGCCCACGCCCCAGATGCGATCCAGCGGACTGGCCTCGACAAGCTCCGTCCCTGCGGTCTTCAGGAGGGTCGCCAACAGCGTGGGGTCCTGCGTGAACTTCGCGCGGTTGCCCTCGTAGACGATTCGCTCGCGCTCCTGCTCCCAGCGCGCGGCGTCGAACCCGCGCACCTTGCGACCGAGCGCCTTGTGTCGCTT encodes:
- a CDS encoding glycosyltransferase family 4 protein, yielding MSTTGPIALDATLWDEPTTGIGLYTRCLGEALQSLGVRVERLGARTSGEAPRGAQGRTAWTLARLPQVLQRTAPPLFHALGNFNLPLTRVAGTAYVVTVHDLIPLQMPETVSKAFRWQFRLWLGRSLTLADRVLCVSERTRKDLVARYPEAEAKAVVVHNGVDHVVAPQLDPTSEDFLRALALPRDFVLYAGSLDVRKNVELVLDALERLQARGRAVPLVLAGQSWFGSGRVESRIARMRAEGLDVRALGYQSDAVFYELMRRAAVFVFPSRYEGFGLPPLEAMHLGTPTIVSNAGALPEVCGDAALAVRPDDAEGLALALTRLLDSPEERAALAEKGRQHAARYTWRRNAEQTLALYDSVLSGR
- a CDS encoding NADAR family protein codes for the protein MGGKARKFTFFWREGSPFSQWHPSRFVVEGKTYGCAEQYMMAGKARLFGDAEHEAAILASGSPKRHKALGRKVRGFDAARWEQERERIVYEGNRAKFTQDPTLLATLLKTAGTELVEASPLDRIWGVGLSEEDPRIQDPSRWRGLNLLGKVLTQLRDDLLAEGFTVR